A single Pelorhabdus rhamnosifermentans DNA region contains:
- a CDS encoding MFS transporter produces MASSNIANGCIPKGRWLHIIPPTIIVYIVAYMDRMNIGFAMAGGMNEALGISMTVSGLAAGIFFFGYMILQIPGGHIAEHGSAKKFIMWTIVAWGGLSTLTGFVQNEWQLLTMRFLLGVAEGGLWPAILVIIGNWFPEKEVGRANALFMSNLAISAIITNPLSGWVITHFDWHGVFIVEGLISIGLLFIWLPLISDRPEEAKWISKEEKEYLIETLRREREIHQNNQCHAPVSYKDLLVNRDSWMLTAIYFCYATGQYGFLLWLPTIVKNLTKMGMTNVGFLTAVPYLAGLIGLYIFAMLSDRSLNRRFYTSITQFGFGICFLLSTLFPEHIWVSYGLLVLTGVFTKAVSSNFWTMPALLFPPGIAGGARGIINAIGNLGGFFGPVMVGWLTTLFGMTFGIYCLVFFLLLGGILTMFLPDVTAGKVEYSEVSAKPAHNR; encoded by the coding sequence ATTGGCTTTGCTATGGCCGGTGGTATGAATGAAGCTCTTGGTATATCCATGACAGTCTCTGGATTAGCTGCAGGTATTTTCTTTTTTGGCTATATGATTTTACAGATCCCCGGTGGGCATATTGCCGAACATGGTAGTGCGAAAAAGTTTATCATGTGGACTATTGTTGCATGGGGCGGTCTTTCTACGCTGACGGGTTTTGTGCAAAATGAATGGCAGTTACTGACGATGCGCTTTTTACTTGGCGTAGCTGAAGGGGGATTGTGGCCGGCGATTCTTGTTATTATTGGAAATTGGTTTCCTGAGAAGGAGGTTGGTCGCGCGAACGCCTTATTCATGAGTAATTTAGCTATTTCGGCGATCATTACGAATCCACTATCAGGATGGGTCATTACGCATTTTGACTGGCATGGTGTATTTATTGTTGAAGGACTTATTTCAATTGGTTTACTGTTTATCTGGCTTCCGCTTATCAGTGATCGTCCAGAAGAAGCTAAGTGGATTTCCAAGGAAGAAAAAGAATATCTTATCGAAACTTTACGTCGGGAAAGAGAAATTCATCAAAATAATCAATGTCATGCTCCTGTGAGTTATAAAGATTTATTGGTCAATCGCGACAGTTGGATGTTGACAGCCATTTATTTCTGTTATGCTACAGGACAATATGGATTTTTGCTGTGGCTACCAACGATTGTAAAAAACTTAACGAAAATGGGGATGACCAACGTCGGGTTTTTAACAGCTGTTCCCTATTTGGCTGGGTTGATAGGTTTGTACATTTTTGCAATGCTTTCTGACCGCAGTTTAAATCGGCGTTTTTATACATCTATTACGCAATTCGGTTTTGGTATTTGTTTTCTGCTTTCCACGCTATTTCCAGAACATATTTGGGTTTCTTATGGTCTTCTTGTTTTGACAGGTGTTTTTACGAAGGCTGTTTCGAGTAATTTCTGGACTATGCCTGCTTTGCTGTTTCCACCAGGAATTGCGGGTGGGGCCAGAGGAATTATTAATGCCATCGGTAATCTGGGTGGTTTCTTTGGTCCTGTGATGGTTGGATGGTTAACGACGCTTTTTGGTATGACTTTTGGAATTTATTGCTTAGTCTTTTTTTTATTGCTTGGCGGAATATTAACGATGTTTTTACCGGATGTTACGGCAGGCAAGGTAGAGTATTCGGAAGTTTCTGCTAAGCCCGCGCATAACAGATAG